A single region of the Zootoca vivipara chromosome 2, rZooViv1.1, whole genome shotgun sequence genome encodes:
- the LOC118079981 gene encoding CCN family member 1 — protein MRQAVLISAAFLLCISLVASRCPATCRCPPGGQPRCPPGISLVLDDCGCCQVCARQLNEDCDQLSPCDPHKGLECNFGADPSANRGICWAKQEGRTCEYNGRIYQNGENFQPSCKHQCTCIDGAVGCQPLCPLELPLASLGCPSPKLLKVPGQCCKKFVCSKGPKKYGGVTFEYNTNGDSSDNELIYVGKGGHWKNLPAWRPFFQSHVAKQQHKCLAQTTDWSPCSKSCGFGISTRVTSDNPKCKLIKETQLCQIRPCGKPDFSKLKKGKKCLRTHKVREPVRFSYAGCKSPRRYQPSYCGSCLDGRCCVPLRTRTLSVPFHCPDGSSFSKNVMMIHTCQCGPAHCPLLSEPAMGPRYQLNGDIHKFLE, from the exons ATGAGGCAGGCTGTCCTGATTAGCGCTGCTTTCCTGCTCTGTATCTCCCTG gtggcctcccgctgccccGCCACGTGCCGATGCCCCCCTGGCGGCCAGCCTCGCTGCCCCCCCGGAATCAGCCTGGTGCTGGACGACTGCGGCTGCTGCCAAGTGTGCGCCCGGCAGCTCAATGAGGACTGCGACCAGCTCTCGCCCTGCGACCCCCACAAGGGCCTGGAGTGCAATTTTGGGGCCGACCCCTCGGCGAATCGGGGCATCTGTTGGG CAAAGCAAGAAGGCCGGACCTGCGAATACAATGGCCGCATCTACCAGAACGGGGAGAATTTCCAGCCCAGCTGCAAACACCAGTGCACTTGCATCGACGGGGCTGTGGGTTGCCAGCCGCTCTGCCCGCTAGAGCTGCCCCTGGCCTCCCTGGGCTGCCCCAGTCCCAAACTGTTGAAGGTGCCTGGCCAGTGCTGCAAGAAGTTTGTGTGCAGCAAAGGACCCAAGAAGTACGGAGGGGTCACCTTTGAGTACAACACCAATGGCGACTCCAGTGACAACGAGCTCATCTACGTGGGCAAAGGCGGACACTGGAAAAACCTACCAG cgTGGAGGCCATTCTTCCAAAGCCACGTGGCAAAGCAACAGCACAAGTGCTTGGCTCAGACTACGGACTGGTCGCCATGCTCCAAGAGCTGTGGCTTCGGCATCTCCACCCGCGTCACCAGCGACAACCCAAAGTGCAAACTGATCAAAGAAACCCAGCTGTGTCAGATCAGGCCTTGCGGGAAACCTGATTTTTCCAAACTAAAG AAGGGCAAGAAGTGCTTGCGGACACACAAAGTGCGTGAGCCTGTGAGGTTCAGCTACGCCGGCTGCAAGAGCCCACGCCGTTACCAGCCCAGCTACTGCGGGTCCTGCTTGGATGGCCGCTGCTGTGTCCCTCTGCGCACTCGCACCCTGAGCGTGCCCTTCCATTGCCCGGATGGGAGCTCCTTCTCCAAGAACGTCATGATGATCCACACTTGCCAGTGCGGCCCGGCTCATTGCCCGCTCCTCAGCGAACCTGCCATGGGGCCCCGGTACCAGCTCAATGGGGATATTCACAAATTCCTGGAGTGA